The Fusobacterium simiae DNA window ATAGAGTTGTTTTTTATAAATTTTTTAGGAGGTAAATTTATGAATATAGTTCACAATGAAGGAAATGGTTTTTATATCTATGACGAAAATAAAGAAATTTTAGCAAGACTTGAATATAAAAGAAATGGCAATGTTTTAGACTTTGAACATACAGTTGTGTCAGATAAATTAAAAGGACAAGGAGTTGCTGCTAAGCTTTTAGATGAAGCAGTAGATTATGCTAGAAAAAATAATCTTAAAGTTCATCCTGTTTGTTCTTATGTAGTTAAGAAATTTGAAACAGGTAATTATGATGATATTAAAGTTTAAAAATTAAAGGGTTGTTGTAAATTAAAATTTAGAATATAAATTTACTTATATAACAACCCTCTTTTTTATTTCAAATTATTTTTTAGTTTTAAATATTGTTTAATAAAAAAAGACCATTACAACTATATGTAACAGTCAAATTTCCTATTTCTATAAGATCTTATTTCTTTTTACCTTCTTCAAATTTAGCCCATACACCAGCTTTAACTAAAATTGATTTAACAGTTCTTGTAGGTTGAGCTCCATTTTTTAAGAATTTTAAGATTTCTTCTTCTTTTAATACTACTCTAGAATCTTCTAATGGAA harbors:
- a CDS encoding GNAT family N-acetyltransferase, coding for MNIVHNEGNGFYIYDENKEILARLEYKRNGNVLDFEHTVVSDKLKGQGVAAKLLDEAVDYARKNNLKVHPVCSYVVKKFETGNYDDIKV
- the rpsP gene encoding 30S ribosomal protein S16; its protein translation is MLKLRLTRLGDKKRPSYRLVAMEALSKRDGGAIAYLGNYFPLEDSRVVLKEEEILKFLKNGAQPTRTVKSILVKAGVWAKFEEGKKK